A DNA window from Castanea sativa cultivar Marrone di Chiusa Pesio chromosome 7, ASM4071231v1 contains the following coding sequences:
- the LOC142642505 gene encoding cytokinin riboside 5'-monophosphate phosphoribohydrolase LOG5-like — MEGKVVSSRFKRVCVFCGSSTGKRNCYRDAAIELAQELVSRRLDLVYGGGSVGLMGLVSQAVHRGGGKVLGIIPRTLMCKELTGETVGEVRPVADMHQRKAEMARHSDCFIALPGGYGTLEELLEVITWAQLGIHDKPVGLLNVDGYYNSLLTFIDKAVDDGFIKPSQRHIIVSAPNAKELVQKLEEYVPVHDGVIAKARWEVEQPPQQQQQQVGFNATTLQTGIAL, encoded by the exons atggaaggaaaagTTGTGAGTTCAAGATTCAAGAGGGTTTGTGTTTTCTGTGGCAGCAGCACTGGGAAGAGAAATTGCTATAGAGATGCTGCCATTGAGTTAGCCCAAGAGCTG GTGTCAAGGAGGCTGGACCTTGTGTATGGAGGTGGGAGTGTTGGGCTAATGGGTCTGGTTTCACAAGCTGTGCATCGTGGTGGGGGCAAAGTTCTTGG AATCATCCCCAGGACTCTAATGTGCAAAGAG CTAACAGGTGAAACGGTTGGGGAAGTAAGGCCAGTAGCCGACATGCATCAAAGAAAAGCAGAAATGGCCCGCCATTCTGATTGTTTTATTGCCCTACCAG GTGGGTATGGAACTTTGGAAGAGCTATTGGAGGTCATAACTTGGGCTCAACTGGGTATACATGACAAGCCT GTGGGCCTTCTGAATGTTGATGGGTACTACAACTCCCTTCTCACTTTTATTGACAAAGCAGTGGATGATGGCTTCATCAAGCCTTCTCAGCGCCACATCATTGTGTCTGCTCCTAATGCCAAAGAGCTTGTTCAAAAACTTGAG gaGTACGTGCCTGTGCATGATGGAGTCATAGCCAAGGCAAGGTGGGAGGTTGAGCAACCACcacagcagcagcaacaacaggTGGGGTTCAATGCCACTACTTTGCAGACTGGGATCGCTCTATAA